Proteins encoded together in one Etheostoma cragini isolate CJK2018 chromosome 11, CSU_Ecrag_1.0, whole genome shotgun sequence window:
- the LOC117952857 gene encoding interleukin-1 receptor type 1-like isoform X3 has translation MPLCRFLRENCTYINRTFKSVYSVPGDMAMLSSTLVSSDVFNFTTVPYNITWYNLKTGREMSNQTGRILVHRDTLWFLNITVDDIAEYLSILRTPSQCYRQWIELVVDFPFAGQCGRPKQAFQPLTLGVTDKVSCPLKDYISKLDSYNITSSIKWYRGCDLIVDGTGKFKYMDTATLKIERVEAGNNLYTCTLSFTLGGITGSVSETIEATVSGKYSLTPQVREPANETIKAQMGSNFSKRCLVFVQSVGRPSVEIVWWVGNKFIHHTNTNTSNRIYTPKPRLSMQDVPKGAWLEVFLIISELREEDFHINYTCRAVSDRGTPEGYFTLLPTDPNIILPIGSVLGGVTVLFIIGVTIYYLFKVDIVLWFRKSFPVFYANTDLDGKLYDAYVAYAQPCAIGFSKEVEEFALCTLPQVLENACGYKLFIGGRDCMPGKAIVESVEENIQASRRLLLLYTASTFISKRHTSSTSSNNNNISMSSDNNERKTGDSNGSMSFDVSEEVYPDSRQQLECVAAMHRALLEGSLKVILVELEEISPAQLALFPESVRHLRKKQGAVCWWKNLRTRQSWRTCARRREDEEKGGQDTQLSPSLSPSSRFWKEMRYSMPVRGKRAAYPEKTALLNL, from the exons AGAATTGTACCTACATCAACAGAACGTTTAAGAGTGTTTACTCTGTTCCCGGGGATATGGCTATGCTGAGTAGCACTCTGGTGTCTTCAGATGTCTTCAACTTCACAACTGTACCTTACAACATCACCTGGTACAACTTAAAGACCGGCCGAGAAATGAGCAACCAGACCGGTCGAATCCTGGTACACAGGGACACTCTGTGGTTTCTTAACATAACGGTGGACGatattgcagaatatttatCCATACTGAG AACTCCCTCTCAGTGCTACAGGCAGTGGATCGAGCTGGTAGTTGATTTTCCCTTTGCTGGACAGTGTGGAAGACCAAAGCAAGCCTTTCAACCACTTACATTGGGAGTCACTGACAAAGTGAGCTGTCCTCTGAAGGATTACATCTCTAAACTGGACAGCTACAACATCACTTCCTCCATCAAGTGGTACAGA GGTTGTGACCTCATCGTGGATGGGACAGGCAAGTTTAAATACATGGATACGGCCACACTGAAAATTGAAAGGGTGGAAGCTGGAAACAACTTGTACACCTGTACTCTGAGCTTCACTCTCGGTGGCATTACGGGATCAGTGTCAGAGACCATTGAAGCAACGGTCTCAG GTAAATACTCTTTGACTCCACAAGTGCGCGAACCGGCCAATGAAACAATCAAGGCACAGATGG GGTCCAATTTCAGCAAGCGGTGCCTGGTATTTGTGCAGAGTGTTGGGAGGCCCTCAGTTGAAATAGTTTGGTGGGTGGGAAATAAATTCATTCATCATACCAATACCAACACCTCTAACCGTATCTACACACCAAAACCACG TTTGTCTATGCAGGATGTTCCTAAAGGTGCATGGTTGGAGGTTTTTCTGATTATTTCTGAGCTGAGGGAGGAGGATTTCCACATCAACTACACTTGTCGAGCAGTCAGTGACAGGGGCACTCCTGAGGGATATTTTACTCTGCTACCCACAG ATCCCAACATCATACTACCCATTGGATCTGTGCTCGGTGGTGTGACGGTTCTCTTTATCATCGGTGTCACCATCTATTACCTTTTTAAGGTTGACATTGTGCTGTGGTTCAGGAAATCGTTTCCTGTCTTCTACGCAAACACAG aTTTGGATGGAAAGCTGTATGATGCCTATGTGGCATACGCACAGCCCTGTGCCATTGGATTTAGCAAGGAAGTGGAAGAGTTTGCTCTTTGCACACTACCCCAAGTGTTGGAAAATGCCTGTGGCTACAAACTCTTTATAGGAGGCCGTGACTGCATGCCTGGGAAGG CCATAGTGGAGTCAGTGGAAGAAAACATACAAGCCAGTCGTCGCCTTCTTTTGCTCTACACCGCCTCTACTTTCATCAGCAAAAGACACACAAGCAGCACTAGTagcaataacaacaacatcTCTATGAGCAGTGATAACAATGAAAGGAAGACGGGTGACAGCAATGGCAGCATGAGTTTTGACGTCAGTGAAGAAGTCTATCCTGACTCAAGACAGCAGTTGGAGTGTGTGGCAGCAATGCACAGAGCACTTCTGGAGGGATCTCTCAAG GTAATTCTTGTTGAGTTGGAAGAGATCAGCCCGGCTCAGCTGGCTCTCTTCCCAGAGTCAGTACGTCACCTGAGGAAGAAGCAGGGTGCTGTGTGTTGGTGGAAGAACCTAAGAACGAGGCAAAGTTGGAGGACATGTGCGAGGAGGAGAGAGGACGAGGAAAAAGGTGGACAGGACACACAGCTGTCCCCTTCCCTCTCCCCTTCCTCTAGGTTTTGGAAGGAGATGAGGTATAGTATGCCGGTGAGGGGCAAGAGGGCAGCGTACCCCGAGAAAACTGCCCTCCTGAACTTATGA
- the LOC117952857 gene encoding interleukin-1 receptor type 1-like isoform X2, with product MGQLSTVGCLLFFLWLNGICTGFKLENCTYINRTFKSVYSVPGDMAMLSSTLVSSDVFNFTTVPYNITWYNLKTGREMSNQTGRILVHRDTLWFLNITVDDIAEYLSILRTPSQCYRQWIELVVDFPFAGQCGRPKQAFQPLTLGVTDKVSCPLKDYISKLDSYNITSSIKWYRGCDLIVDGTGKFKYMDTATLKIERVEAGNNLYTCTLSFTLGGITGSVSETIEATVSGKYSLTPQVREPANETIKAQMGSNFSKRCLVFVQSVGRPSVEIVWWVGNKFIHHTNTNTSNRIYTPKPRLSMQDVPKGAWLEVFLIISELREEDFHINYTCRAVSDRGTPEGYFTLLPTDPNIILPIGSVLGGVTVLFIIGVTIYYLFKVDIVLWFRKSFPVFYANTDLDGKLYDAYVAYAQPCAIGFSKEVEEFALCTLPQVLENACGYKLFIGGRDCMPGKAIVESVEENIQASRRLLLLYTASTFISKRHTSSTSSNNNNISMSSDNNERKTGDSNGSMSFDVSEEVYPDSRQQLECVAAMHRALLEGSLKVILVELEEISPAQLALFPESVRHLRKKQGAVCWWKNLRTRQSWRTCARRREDEEKGGQDTQLSPSLSPSSRFWKEMRYSMPVRGKRAAYPEKTALLNL from the exons ATGGGCCAGCTATCAACAGTAGGGTGccttctgtttttcctctggCTAAATGGGATCTGTACAGGATTTAAACTGG AGAATTGTACCTACATCAACAGAACGTTTAAGAGTGTTTACTCTGTTCCCGGGGATATGGCTATGCTGAGTAGCACTCTGGTGTCTTCAGATGTCTTCAACTTCACAACTGTACCTTACAACATCACCTGGTACAACTTAAAGACCGGCCGAGAAATGAGCAACCAGACCGGTCGAATCCTGGTACACAGGGACACTCTGTGGTTTCTTAACATAACGGTGGACGatattgcagaatatttatCCATACTGAG AACTCCCTCTCAGTGCTACAGGCAGTGGATCGAGCTGGTAGTTGATTTTCCCTTTGCTGGACAGTGTGGAAGACCAAAGCAAGCCTTTCAACCACTTACATTGGGAGTCACTGACAAAGTGAGCTGTCCTCTGAAGGATTACATCTCTAAACTGGACAGCTACAACATCACTTCCTCCATCAAGTGGTACAGA GGTTGTGACCTCATCGTGGATGGGACAGGCAAGTTTAAATACATGGATACGGCCACACTGAAAATTGAAAGGGTGGAAGCTGGAAACAACTTGTACACCTGTACTCTGAGCTTCACTCTCGGTGGCATTACGGGATCAGTGTCAGAGACCATTGAAGCAACGGTCTCAG GTAAATACTCTTTGACTCCACAAGTGCGCGAACCGGCCAATGAAACAATCAAGGCACAGATGG GGTCCAATTTCAGCAAGCGGTGCCTGGTATTTGTGCAGAGTGTTGGGAGGCCCTCAGTTGAAATAGTTTGGTGGGTGGGAAATAAATTCATTCATCATACCAATACCAACACCTCTAACCGTATCTACACACCAAAACCACG TTTGTCTATGCAGGATGTTCCTAAAGGTGCATGGTTGGAGGTTTTTCTGATTATTTCTGAGCTGAGGGAGGAGGATTTCCACATCAACTACACTTGTCGAGCAGTCAGTGACAGGGGCACTCCTGAGGGATATTTTACTCTGCTACCCACAG ATCCCAACATCATACTACCCATTGGATCTGTGCTCGGTGGTGTGACGGTTCTCTTTATCATCGGTGTCACCATCTATTACCTTTTTAAGGTTGACATTGTGCTGTGGTTCAGGAAATCGTTTCCTGTCTTCTACGCAAACACAG aTTTGGATGGAAAGCTGTATGATGCCTATGTGGCATACGCACAGCCCTGTGCCATTGGATTTAGCAAGGAAGTGGAAGAGTTTGCTCTTTGCACACTACCCCAAGTGTTGGAAAATGCCTGTGGCTACAAACTCTTTATAGGAGGCCGTGACTGCATGCCTGGGAAGG CCATAGTGGAGTCAGTGGAAGAAAACATACAAGCCAGTCGTCGCCTTCTTTTGCTCTACACCGCCTCTACTTTCATCAGCAAAAGACACACAAGCAGCACTAGTagcaataacaacaacatcTCTATGAGCAGTGATAACAATGAAAGGAAGACGGGTGACAGCAATGGCAGCATGAGTTTTGACGTCAGTGAAGAAGTCTATCCTGACTCAAGACAGCAGTTGGAGTGTGTGGCAGCAATGCACAGAGCACTTCTGGAGGGATCTCTCAAG GTAATTCTTGTTGAGTTGGAAGAGATCAGCCCGGCTCAGCTGGCTCTCTTCCCAGAGTCAGTACGTCACCTGAGGAAGAAGCAGGGTGCTGTGTGTTGGTGGAAGAACCTAAGAACGAGGCAAAGTTGGAGGACATGTGCGAGGAGGAGAGAGGACGAGGAAAAAGGTGGACAGGACACACAGCTGTCCCCTTCCCTCTCCCCTTCCTCTAGGTTTTGGAAGGAGATGAGGTATAGTATGCCGGTGAGGGGCAAGAGGGCAGCGTACCCCGAGAAAACTGCCCTCCTGAACTTATGA
- the LOC117952857 gene encoding interleukin-1 receptor type 1-like isoform X1 codes for MPLCRFLRAMGQLSTVGCLLFFLWLNGICTGFKLENCTYINRTFKSVYSVPGDMAMLSSTLVSSDVFNFTTVPYNITWYNLKTGREMSNQTGRILVHRDTLWFLNITVDDIAEYLSILRTPSQCYRQWIELVVDFPFAGQCGRPKQAFQPLTLGVTDKVSCPLKDYISKLDSYNITSSIKWYRGCDLIVDGTGKFKYMDTATLKIERVEAGNNLYTCTLSFTLGGITGSVSETIEATVSGKYSLTPQVREPANETIKAQMGSNFSKRCLVFVQSVGRPSVEIVWWVGNKFIHHTNTNTSNRIYTPKPRLSMQDVPKGAWLEVFLIISELREEDFHINYTCRAVSDRGTPEGYFTLLPTDPNIILPIGSVLGGVTVLFIIGVTIYYLFKVDIVLWFRKSFPVFYANTDLDGKLYDAYVAYAQPCAIGFSKEVEEFALCTLPQVLENACGYKLFIGGRDCMPGKAIVESVEENIQASRRLLLLYTASTFISKRHTSSTSSNNNNISMSSDNNERKTGDSNGSMSFDVSEEVYPDSRQQLECVAAMHRALLEGSLKVILVELEEISPAQLALFPESVRHLRKKQGAVCWWKNLRTRQSWRTCARRREDEEKGGQDTQLSPSLSPSSRFWKEMRYSMPVRGKRAAYPEKTALLNL; via the exons cTATGGGCCAGCTATCAACAGTAGGGTGccttctgtttttcctctggCTAAATGGGATCTGTACAGGATTTAAACTGG AGAATTGTACCTACATCAACAGAACGTTTAAGAGTGTTTACTCTGTTCCCGGGGATATGGCTATGCTGAGTAGCACTCTGGTGTCTTCAGATGTCTTCAACTTCACAACTGTACCTTACAACATCACCTGGTACAACTTAAAGACCGGCCGAGAAATGAGCAACCAGACCGGTCGAATCCTGGTACACAGGGACACTCTGTGGTTTCTTAACATAACGGTGGACGatattgcagaatatttatCCATACTGAG AACTCCCTCTCAGTGCTACAGGCAGTGGATCGAGCTGGTAGTTGATTTTCCCTTTGCTGGACAGTGTGGAAGACCAAAGCAAGCCTTTCAACCACTTACATTGGGAGTCACTGACAAAGTGAGCTGTCCTCTGAAGGATTACATCTCTAAACTGGACAGCTACAACATCACTTCCTCCATCAAGTGGTACAGA GGTTGTGACCTCATCGTGGATGGGACAGGCAAGTTTAAATACATGGATACGGCCACACTGAAAATTGAAAGGGTGGAAGCTGGAAACAACTTGTACACCTGTACTCTGAGCTTCACTCTCGGTGGCATTACGGGATCAGTGTCAGAGACCATTGAAGCAACGGTCTCAG GTAAATACTCTTTGACTCCACAAGTGCGCGAACCGGCCAATGAAACAATCAAGGCACAGATGG GGTCCAATTTCAGCAAGCGGTGCCTGGTATTTGTGCAGAGTGTTGGGAGGCCCTCAGTTGAAATAGTTTGGTGGGTGGGAAATAAATTCATTCATCATACCAATACCAACACCTCTAACCGTATCTACACACCAAAACCACG TTTGTCTATGCAGGATGTTCCTAAAGGTGCATGGTTGGAGGTTTTTCTGATTATTTCTGAGCTGAGGGAGGAGGATTTCCACATCAACTACACTTGTCGAGCAGTCAGTGACAGGGGCACTCCTGAGGGATATTTTACTCTGCTACCCACAG ATCCCAACATCATACTACCCATTGGATCTGTGCTCGGTGGTGTGACGGTTCTCTTTATCATCGGTGTCACCATCTATTACCTTTTTAAGGTTGACATTGTGCTGTGGTTCAGGAAATCGTTTCCTGTCTTCTACGCAAACACAG aTTTGGATGGAAAGCTGTATGATGCCTATGTGGCATACGCACAGCCCTGTGCCATTGGATTTAGCAAGGAAGTGGAAGAGTTTGCTCTTTGCACACTACCCCAAGTGTTGGAAAATGCCTGTGGCTACAAACTCTTTATAGGAGGCCGTGACTGCATGCCTGGGAAGG CCATAGTGGAGTCAGTGGAAGAAAACATACAAGCCAGTCGTCGCCTTCTTTTGCTCTACACCGCCTCTACTTTCATCAGCAAAAGACACACAAGCAGCACTAGTagcaataacaacaacatcTCTATGAGCAGTGATAACAATGAAAGGAAGACGGGTGACAGCAATGGCAGCATGAGTTTTGACGTCAGTGAAGAAGTCTATCCTGACTCAAGACAGCAGTTGGAGTGTGTGGCAGCAATGCACAGAGCACTTCTGGAGGGATCTCTCAAG GTAATTCTTGTTGAGTTGGAAGAGATCAGCCCGGCTCAGCTGGCTCTCTTCCCAGAGTCAGTACGTCACCTGAGGAAGAAGCAGGGTGCTGTGTGTTGGTGGAAGAACCTAAGAACGAGGCAAAGTTGGAGGACATGTGCGAGGAGGAGAGAGGACGAGGAAAAAGGTGGACAGGACACACAGCTGTCCCCTTCCCTCTCCCCTTCCTCTAGGTTTTGGAAGGAGATGAGGTATAGTATGCCGGTGAGGGGCAAGAGGGCAGCGTACCCCGAGAAAACTGCCCTCCTGAACTTATGA